From Endomicrobiales bacterium:
TTGAGTGTAAAGAATCTTATATGTTCAGTACTATTTCCAGAACTTAACAAAAAAGGTTTCCCAGCCCCATGGTTTTTGAAACTAACAGAACAGGTAAACGGATTATACCCAAAAAGCAAAAATATACGAGCATGCCAAGCAGCTAAATTGGGTGTAACAATAAGAACTCGTCCTCCAGGTTTCAATGCCCAATGTACGAACTCAACAAGACGATCGGCGTCAAAAACATGCTCAATAACATCACCACAAAAAATAAAATCAAAACTATTGCCTTTAAATGGAAAATCATCTTTATCTATATCTGCAGTAACAGCATTAATACCACGAGCCTTTGCCGTCATAACTGCTTCTTTTGAAATATCAATTCCACAAACATTTTTAGCACATATTTTTTTTGCGATCACCTCTGTTAGACAACCATCTCCACAACCAATATCCAAAAAACTATCAAATCTCTTATCATCTAAAAATTTTAATATTTTTATGATCTTGTGCTCATCTAGTGATCTGTTGCTGTATTTGGTATATAATTCATCATAAATTTTATTCTTATCCATTTTCACCTTCTATTGTTTTTTAGAAAAGCAAAAACACCATAGAAACAACCAACCATCCAGAACATTCCTCTTAAGAATTGTACCAATATGGAGAACAAAGCGACTCTTTTATCTATCCTTAAATAATAATTAAAATTTGCGCATGAGAACCCAATTAATATCATGGAAATAATTAAAAAATATATAAAACCAAATCTGATGAAAAAAATTAGCGGGAACATTAAAATAAATATAGCAGATGAGGCAATCTGAAACTTTATATACCACGGAGTATACACATCGCCCTTTGTTTTAGTTGGATGATTTCTATACAACTTTACCCGATCAAATGCTCGCCAGAATTGATTTAGCAGGTATTTTTTTAAGTTTTCAGGATGATAGTGACCAACAATTGCCAAAGGCACAAAAACAATTTTATACTTATTAGATATTTTATAGGTTAGATCCCAATCTTCACCGCTGGGAAATTTATACCTTTCATCAAAACCATTAAACTCTTGCAAAACATTTTTCTTAATTGCCAAATTATATGAACCATGCGCATCAATGCAACCTTTCACATTTCTGTATTTTGACTCTATTTCTAAACCAATAAATTTTGCAAGTAAATTATTTTCATTTAGTGTTCTATAAGTTCCACCAGCAGCCGCAATATCTAAGTTCTCAAACGGAGCAATAAGTTTTTCTAACCAGTCTTTGTTTGGTTTGCAATCACCATCTGTAAACACACATATATCCGCATTGGAATTTTTCCAAGCAATGTTTCTTGCAGCAGCTGGTCCAGCATTTTTTTGATAGTAATATTTTATTTGGTTGTTACATTTTGCATATTGCTTTATAATCTCTGCGGTTTTATCCGTTGAACCATCATCCACAATTACAATTTCATCAGTTTTAAGCGTTTGTACAAGTAAATTTTCAATCAATCCGCCAATTGTACTTTTCTCATTATAAACGGCAATATTAACTGCAATTTTAGTACTCATCTTTTAACTCTTAACTTTTTTACGAAAAAATAATTTAAAAAACTTTTTAACCCGTAAAACTTCCTAATTATGTCATGAAAGCTTCTAACAGTAAATAACATCTTTATTATCTGTACAGGTCTTAAATAAAACTCTCTAAGACCTTTGTCTATGTAGAAATCAATTTTAGATTTTGACATTTGTGGATATGAGAGCAATGTAACTTGTTCTTTTTTGTCATTTACCCAATCTTCCCAGTTGGTAGCAGTCAAATATTTTTTTTCTTTTGCCCATTTGTATAACGGTGTTCCTGGATATACGGCAATGCCAGATATTTGAATAGTGTCCAATGGTAAACTTTTTGCAAAATCTATTGTTGCCTGAGCACTTTGTTCTGTTTCCCCTGGCGCACCTATCATAAAACACCCATGAATAACAAAACCAAGCTTGTGTGCGTTATAAGCGAATTTATTAGCCATTTCAATAGTTGTTCCCTTTGCAACTGCCTTCAACTGCTCATTAGTTCCAAACTCAAAACCTACCATTAACATTCTACAACCTGCTTTTTTCATTAAAGGTAACAAGTCGAGTTGCACATCAACTCTAATATTACAACTCCATTTTATTTTTTTATGAAGGCCTCTGGCCATTATTTCGTTGCACACATCTATAACATGTTTCGGATTGGCTGTAAAAGTATCTGTTTCAAACATTATCTCCTTAAGATATGGAAATAATGCAATATCATATTCAATTTCATCAACTACAGCTTTCGCACTTCTTACCCTAACATTTGAACCATTGATTACATGCCTCTCTCTACAAAATGTGCAAGAGCCATGGCATCCTCTTGCTGAATACAATGTCAAAAATGGATATAGTTTTCCTGCATCATGGTACCAGTGTGGATCAATGTGTTTCCATGCGGGAAATGGCAAAGTATTTACATCAATTGGCAAAACAGGAGGGTTATTAACAATATCACTCTCACACCTATAAGAGATACCTTGTACCTCTGAAAACTTTTTGTCTGCCGAAATTTCGCACAAAGCCTTTTCTGGCTCACCTCTGGCAATTACATCCACACTACAACCCGCAATATCAAATGTATTCTCTGGTTCAGCTGAGACATGAGCCCCTACAAGTACATTAATACAGTTTGGATAACTTTTTTTTATATCAAAGGCATAATTGATATCGTTATATATACTTGGTGTGGTTGTATGAATTACAGCTATATCTGGAGCGAATTTGATTACTTCAGATATTACTTCTTCACTTGTCATATTCCTTGCAGCGCCTTCAATAAACTTACACTTATGACCATCTCGCTCTAACATAGCAATCAAAATAAGCGCCTGTTCAGGATGCCTCTGTACTCGCCCCCTTGATTTAGCGGCCCAGCGGGCTGAACGAACAAAATCATCACCATAAGGTGGATTTACATAAACTATTTTTTTCATTTATTCAATTTATTACCATTTAATTTTTGCTCTAAAATTGCAACCTTTTGAGCAAGTGTTTTTTGGTTATTTGTCAGTTTTGATATTACCGTTGAAAAATGCAAAACAATTAAAAGCAAAAACATAACAGCAAGAAAAAATAATGCTGAAATTGGCAACGCGGCACCTATAAGTTTTGTAAACCAAAATAAAACTGGTGGAAATAGTGAAACCAAAAACAAAAAAACAGCCGTTACAATCCAAAGCCACGAGTACTCTTCATTTAACTTCTTTCTTCTTACAAGTTCAAAAACCAGTATGAGAATACCAACACTCACAGCAATTGAAAGTACTAAATTACTTAAAGTCATTTTGTTTTTCCCCTTAACAATGTAACCGTAATTGAAAACAGCATCTTAAACACATAGTAATACGCACCCAAACCATGATGCAACGGCTTATCTTTTGTATTTTGGCTCATAAGAACAGGAACTTCTTGTATTTTAAAGCCAGCGATATGCGATTGAATTATTAAATCGGCATCTGGAAAGTTTGCGGGATATTGCTGTGGCTGAGCATAATACTCAATTACTTTTCTGTTTACCGCACGGTATCCGGAAGTTGAATCAGTTATTTTTGTTTTTGTTATTACACTTGCAAGCGTGTTAAATACTCCCATGCCTATTTTTTTTGCAAACTCAGCTTTGTACTGCCCAACACCCAGAAAACGCGAACCAATTACTATATCGGCACTTCCGTTTTTAAGCGGTTCCAATAATGACGGTAGAAATTCCGTATCGTGTTGACCATCAGCATCTATTTGTACAACAAAATCATAGTCGTTATATTTTGCAAACAGGTAACCGGTTTGCCTGGCGGCACCATCACCAAGGTTAAACGGATGACTAAGCACAATAGCGTTTAGAAGCTGACACACACTGCAAGTTAAATCTTTTGAACCATCATCTATAACAGCAATGTCGGCATTTGGCATTACCTTTTTTATGCCGTTTATTACTCCGACAATGCCACTTGCCTCGTTGTAAGCAGGTATAATTACAAGAATTTTTTCTTGCATCAAACAAACTCCTTAAAAACTTGGTTTGCCAAAAGCATACCGCGCTTTGTAAGGCGTATTATTTTGCCATCTTTCATAATAAGTTTTTTACTTAATAAATCATTTATGGCAGTGCCGTATTTATCCATTACTATATCAGAAAGGTCAACACCATCGCGACAACGCAGGTTTAAAATTATGTGATCAGTAAGGTTTGTTTGTTCATCTATCACTTCTTCTTCTACAACGGCACTGCCTGTTGAATTTATTTTTTCTATGTACTCTTCAATTGTCTGAGTGTTTTTAAAACGCATACCTTTTAAGTGCGATGCCGCGCCAGAGCCGAGCCCAATGTACTCTCTATTTTTCCAATAAATCATATTGTGCCTTGACCTGAAACCATCACGCGCCCAATTTGAAATTTCATAGTGCTCATAACCCCGTTTTTCAAGCATCTGCTCTGACCATTCATAAATTTCTGCCTGCTTGTCTTGATTAACTTTAACTTTTTGAGTATAAAATGGCGTGTTTTCTTCTATTGTTAGAGGGTAAAGTGATATATGTTGTGGTTCAAATGTCAAGGCGTCTTCAAGTTCACCTTGCCATTCAATTATAGTCTGGTGAGGAAAACCATAAATTAAATCCAAGCTTACATTTTGAAATTGTAGTTTTTTTATCTGCCTAAAAATTTCACGAACCCGTTCAACAGTGTGAATGCGCCCAAGATATTTTAGGTTGTTATTATTTAAAGA
This genomic window contains:
- a CDS encoding class I SAM-dependent methyltransferase translates to MDKNKIYDELYTKYSNRSLDEHKIIKILKFLDDKRFDSFLDIGCGDGCLTEVIAKKICAKNVCGIDISKEAVMTAKARGINAVTADIDKDDFPFKGNSFDFIFCGDVIEHVFDADRLVEFVHWALKPGGRVLIVTPNLAAWHARIFLLFGYNPFTCSVSFKNHGAGKPFLLSSGNSTEHIRFFTLKALCDLFKINNFIVNKKFAFYSPTPKSLPLPIYLFVDMADRLFSIFKSFSSIIGIYAKKCDYK
- a CDS encoding glycosyltransferase translates to MSTKIAVNIAVYNEKSTIGGLIENLLVQTLKTDEIVIVDDGSTDKTAEIIKQYAKCNNQIKYYYQKNAGPAAARNIAWKNSNADICVFTDGDCKPNKDWLEKLIAPFENLDIAAAGGTYRTLNENNLLAKFIGLEIESKYRNVKGCIDAHGSYNLAIKKNVLQEFNGFDERYKFPSGEDWDLTYKISNKYKIVFVPLAIVGHYHPENLKKYLLNQFWRAFDRVKLYRNHPTKTKGDVYTPWYIKFQIASSAIFILMFPLIFFIRFGFIYFLIISMILIGFSCANFNYYLRIDKRVALFSILVQFLRGMFWMVGCFYGVFAFLKNNRR
- a CDS encoding B12-binding domain-containing radical SAM protein — its product is MKKIVYVNPPYGDDFVRSARWAAKSRGRVQRHPEQALILIAMLERDGHKCKFIEGAARNMTSEEVISEVIKFAPDIAVIHTTTPSIYNDINYAFDIKKSYPNCINVLVGAHVSAEPENTFDIAGCSVDVIARGEPEKALCEISADKKFSEVQGISYRCESDIVNNPPVLPIDVNTLPFPAWKHIDPHWYHDAGKLYPFLTLYSARGCHGSCTFCRERHVINGSNVRVRSAKAVVDEIEYDIALFPYLKEIMFETDTFTANPKHVIDVCNEIMARGLHKKIKWSCNIRVDVQLDLLPLMKKAGCRMLMVGFEFGTNEQLKAVAKGTTIEMANKFAYNAHKLGFVIHGCFMIGAPGETEQSAQATIDFAKSLPLDTIQISGIAVYPGTPLYKWAKEKKYLTATNWEDWVNDKKEQVTLLSYPQMSKSKIDFYIDKGLREFYLRPVQIIKMLFTVRSFHDIIRKFYGLKSFLNYFFVKKLRVKR
- a CDS encoding DUF2304 domain-containing protein, producing MTLSNLVLSIAVSVGILILVFELVRRKKLNEEYSWLWIVTAVFLFLVSLFPPVLFWFTKLIGAALPISALFFLAVMFLLLIVLHFSTVISKLTNNQKTLAQKVAILEQKLNGNKLNK
- a CDS encoding glycosyltransferase family 2 protein, which produces MQEKILVIIPAYNEASGIVGVINGIKKVMPNADIAVIDDGSKDLTCSVCQLLNAIVLSHPFNLGDGAARQTGYLFAKYNDYDFVVQIDADGQHDTEFLPSLLEPLKNGSADIVIGSRFLGVGQYKAEFAKKIGMGVFNTLASVITKTKITDSTSGYRAVNRKVIEYYAQPQQYPANFPDADLIIQSHIAGFKIQEVPVLMSQNTKDKPLHHGLGAYYYVFKMLFSITVTLLRGKTK
- the hemW gene encoding radical SAM family heme chaperone HemW is translated as MNGLYIHLPFCKSKCYYCDFASFAGKEYLIAPYLNALKKEMAKYSGYKIETLYIGGGTPTVLSTEQLLDLLNNVRLIFGYSGLFELTVEVNPESATEEKLRALKVWGINRLSIGVQSLNNNNLKYLGRIHTVERVREIFRQIKKLQFQNVSLDLIYGFPHQTIIEWQGELEDALTFEPQHISLYPLTIEENTPFYTQKVKVNQDKQAEIYEWSEQMLEKRGYEHYEISNWARDGFRSRHNMIYWKNREYIGLGSGAASHLKGMRFKNTQTIEEYIEKINSTGSAVVEEEVIDEQTNLTDHIILNLRCRDGVDLSDIVMDKYGTAINDLLSKKLIMKDGKIIRLTKRGMLLANQVFKEFV